The following are encoded together in the Iodobacter fluviatilis genome:
- a CDS encoding family 20 glycosylhydrolase, which translates to MTQPAGAQLQLKWECLTNHDEGDHFLAELTITNLSDVALTGQDWALCFNSCRKIKPESVQGGFRVEHVNGDLSRFIPSREFAGLAAGESVVIRYQGLLWVINETDAPLGFYIVYQNEIAEAIGDPEIVPFSRPEQCNRTLGDQVPTMTAAIRFEENKALTLLASHAVGKITPTPLEASWTAGEFLINAHTLIVHSEPLAKEAAFLRAVLRDVSGVELQRARSGAGITLEIGAISVAESGAPLEAYLLEISAAGIVITGASPAGVMNGIQSLRQLLPVNSYQNPQAELVVPLGRVLDAPRFAYRGMHLDVGRHFSSKETVLRLLDCMALYKLNKFHFHLTDDEGWRLEIPSLPELTELGSLRGFSVDEKTSLLPSFGSGAKVAGSAGTGFYTRAEFIEILQFATARHIEVIPEIDVPGHARAAIKAMELRYERLKAAGDLAGAEEYLLSDFNDQSKYESVQLWQDNVICIGQESCYRFIETVLVDMKAMFAEAGAPLTTMHTGGDEVPHGAWEGSPVCQAFMQEQGIASIQALQNYFLARYRTLLQQHNLIFGGWEEIALSKQDGKHGPNPEFVDAKFQPYVWNNVWGWGQEDFAYQLANAGYQVVLSNVTNLYFDLSYAKDPQEPGYYWGGFIETRGAYEFCPLDIYTTATVDLFGKPLDAKKVAQMQRLTPTGKQNVLGIQGQLWGENTRNQARVEYLAMPRVIALAERAWAADPAWTALANKAERDAKMNADWNQFANRLGQRELPRLDGFLGGYGYRIPLPGVQCTDGLVALNVSAPGLALRYTLDGSEPTAASMLYTAPFAASGEVKAAAFSRSGRKSRTVVM; encoded by the coding sequence ATGACGCAGCCAGCGGGTGCACAATTGCAGCTAAAGTGGGAATGCCTGACTAATCATGACGAGGGAGACCATTTTTTAGCCGAGCTCACTATTACAAATCTTTCTGATGTGGCGTTAACTGGGCAAGATTGGGCGCTGTGTTTTAATAGCTGTCGCAAGATCAAGCCAGAAAGCGTGCAAGGTGGCTTTCGGGTTGAGCATGTTAATGGCGATCTTTCCCGTTTTATCCCTTCTAGAGAATTTGCAGGCTTAGCGGCGGGCGAATCGGTGGTGATTCGCTATCAGGGTTTGCTATGGGTGATTAATGAAACGGACGCTCCGCTGGGCTTTTATATTGTTTATCAAAACGAAATAGCCGAAGCGATTGGTGATCCTGAGATCGTGCCATTTAGCCGGCCAGAGCAATGCAATCGCACTTTAGGCGATCAAGTCCCGACTATGACTGCAGCAATACGCTTTGAAGAAAATAAAGCACTCACTCTGCTGGCGAGTCATGCCGTTGGCAAAATTACGCCAACCCCATTAGAAGCCAGCTGGACTGCAGGTGAATTCCTGATTAATGCGCACACTTTGATTGTGCACAGCGAGCCACTGGCTAAAGAGGCGGCGTTTTTGCGTGCTGTGCTACGGGATGTGAGTGGGGTAGAGCTGCAAAGAGCTCGCTCCGGCGCGGGAATTACCCTAGAAATTGGCGCGATTAGCGTGGCAGAAAGTGGCGCGCCGCTAGAGGCATATCTATTAGAAATTAGTGCGGCCGGCATTGTGATTACCGGCGCTAGCCCAGCAGGGGTGATGAATGGGATTCAATCGCTGCGTCAGTTATTGCCGGTGAATAGCTATCAGAATCCACAGGCTGAGCTGGTTGTGCCACTGGGCCGAGTACTGGATGCGCCACGTTTTGCTTATCGCGGCATGCACTTGGATGTGGGACGTCATTTTTCTAGCAAAGAAACCGTGCTGCGCTTACTAGATTGCATGGCCTTATATAAGTTAAATAAATTTCACTTTCACCTGACTGATGATGAAGGTTGGCGCTTAGAGATTCCATCTTTGCCGGAGCTCACCGAGCTTGGCTCATTGCGCGGGTTTAGCGTGGACGAAAAAACCAGCTTATTGCCTAGCTTTGGCTCTGGTGCCAAAGTGGCTGGCTCTGCGGGAACCGGCTTTTATACCCGTGCCGAGTTTATCGAAATCTTGCAATTTGCTACCGCTCGCCATATTGAAGTGATCCCAGAAATAGACGTGCCAGGCCATGCCCGTGCTGCGATTAAGGCGATGGAGCTGCGTTATGAGCGTTTAAAAGCGGCTGGTGATTTGGCGGGGGCAGAAGAATATCTGCTTAGCGATTTCAACGATCAATCCAAGTACGAATCGGTGCAGCTGTGGCAAGACAATGTGATCTGCATCGGCCAAGAGTCTTGCTACCGCTTTATTGAAACGGTGTTGGTGGATATGAAGGCGATGTTTGCCGAGGCAGGCGCACCGCTCACCACCATGCATACTGGTGGCGATGAAGTGCCGCACGGCGCATGGGAAGGCTCGCCTGTATGTCAGGCATTTATGCAAGAGCAGGGCATTGCTTCGATTCAGGCCTTACAAAATTACTTCCTTGCCCGTTATCGCACCCTGTTGCAACAGCACAATCTGATCTTTGGAGGCTGGGAGGAAATAGCCTTATCTAAGCAAGATGGCAAGCATGGCCCGAATCCAGAATTTGTAGACGCCAAATTCCAGCCCTATGTTTGGAATAATGTCTGGGGCTGGGGGCAGGAGGATTTTGCCTATCAGCTCGCCAATGCAGGCTATCAAGTGGTGCTGTCGAATGTGACTAATCTGTATTTCGATTTGTCCTACGCAAAAGATCCGCAAGAGCCAGGTTATTACTGGGGCGGCTTTATTGAAACGCGTGGTGCTTATGAATTCTGCCCGCTGGATATTTACACTACCGCTACGGTTGATTTATTTGGTAAGCCATTAGATGCGAAAAAAGTGGCGCAAATGCAGCGCTTAACGCCAACAGGTAAGCAAAATGTCTTGGGGATTCAGGGCCAGCTCTGGGGTGAAAATACGCGTAATCAAGCGCGGGTTGAATATTTGGCGATGCCACGGGTGATTGCTTTGGCAGAGCGTGCGTGGGCAGCAGATCCAGCTTGGACTGCGCTTGCAAATAAAGCTGAGCGCGATGCCAAAATGAATGCCGATTGGAACCAGTTTGCCAATCGCTTAGGCCAACGTGAATTGCCCCGCCTGGATGGCTTTTTAGGCGGTTATGGCTACCGCATCCCGCTGCCGGGCGTGCAATGCACAGATGGCTTAGTTGCTTTGAATGTGTCCGCGCCAGGCTTGGCTCTGCGTTATACCTTGGATGGCAGCGAGCCAACAGCAGCATCTATGCTATACACCGCGCCCTTTGCTGCCAGTGGGGAAGTCAAAGCCGCCGCATTTAGCCGCAGTGGGCGTAAAAGCAGAACCGTTGTAATGTAG
- a CDS encoding superoxide dismutase — protein MEHKLPELPYAQDALAPFMSAETLSYHYGKHHQTYITNLNNLIKGTENESLSLEEIVKKAPAGGLFNNAAQVWNHTFFWLGFKPNAEAADRAPAGDLAAAIDSVWGSFAKFQEAFNASAAGNFGSGWTWLVKKADGTLAIVNTSAAATPLTSADTALLTCDVWEHAYYIDYRNSRPNYLTGFWKLVDWNVVAARLAA, from the coding sequence ATGGAACACAAACTGCCTGAATTGCCTTACGCACAAGATGCTCTTGCTCCATTTATGTCAGCAGAAACGCTGTCTTATCACTATGGCAAACATCATCAGACTTACATCACCAACTTAAACAATTTAATCAAAGGCACTGAGAACGAATCATTGTCGCTTGAAGAAATCGTTAAAAAAGCCCCTGCTGGTGGTTTATTCAACAATGCAGCGCAAGTTTGGAACCACACCTTCTTCTGGCTAGGTTTCAAGCCAAATGCAGAAGCTGCAGACCGCGCTCCTGCTGGTGATTTAGCTGCGGCTATTGATAGCGTATGGGGCTCATTTGCTAAGTTTCAAGAAGCTTTCAATGCTTCTGCTGCTGGCAACTTTGGCTCTGGCTGGACATGGCTGGTTAAGAAAGCCGATGGCACCCTCGCTATCGTAAACACCTCTGCAGCAGCTACTCCGCTAACAAGCGCTGACACTGCGCTGTTGACCTGTGATGTGTGGGAACACGCTTACTACATTGATTACCGCAATAGCCGCCCTAACTACCTAACAGGTTTCTGGAAGCTCGTTGACTGGAATGTAGTGGCTGCACGCTTAGCTGCTTAA
- a CDS encoding TonB-dependent receptor has product MKFPIKALALALASISYVSFAVAEDSPNKVQRVEVTGSSIKRIVKEGALPVQQITKEEIVRSGATNVAELLQNIPAMQGFSVAATAAGTNSGGNVNASLHDIGRAYTLVLLNGRRIAPQGDGSAVNLNAIPMSAIERIEVLTDGASAIYGSDAIAGVINFITKKNLQGGQVDASYNAPQQSGGGSSWNTSFSYGFGDLDEDRFNVLLSYRHDEQTALKAKDRDFAKTSYLPLNFNGNNYVFDRTSPSSIPANATVQFNDSKKNPNKTFNPGFLKTGSCGELNFKSLSTEDACGFDLVNTIEIYPESKRDTLFSNVKFKVNDNLTFFGDMALSRYDLTARIAPNPVSLTIDKNSAYYKNSIEPFLSSAQKADVKKISATYRAYDWGTRDSQTLTDSNHFVAGAEGELLGWSWNTALTWSKNALEERYVGGYMKDAEFRDMLKNGSFDPFAPIGSQSTATKQLIKDSIFNGAVRTASTTLKGVDAKTSGEVFTLPGGAANLGLGVDYRDYSYEQSPSANGKIYGFNDIPAYDLHRATYGLFAELLLPVIQYLEVSAAVRYDNINKIDNGISKTTMGEDMAASTYKLSARYQPTKSFLIRGSIGTGFKAPDMLDIGQPLVSHGVTTSRACPFPDTAYCKPAKLAQYDMLSGGNEKLKPEESEQYTIGFRFEPISNFSFGADLWDVKITNQVSAVSQDLAWKDPAKYASLFTPSAEASTGDMYWAFKSMSMNIGQSHTQGIDWDFNGNYKLDFGTLSGSLAGTYLIDSSYTRAGTDNDWTDSLGHTGENNAVSFRNIMKLNVALKTGAFNNAITVNYRSGYGDTEAEVRNLATGQNEMITLEVPSYTTMDWQGTYTVNKAFEIRAGVKNIFDTEPPMSLRTGNGHQNGYDPRYTDPMMRSFYISGSYKF; this is encoded by the coding sequence ATGAAATTCCCAATCAAAGCCTTAGCGCTCGCGCTAGCTAGCATCAGCTACGTCTCTTTTGCAGTCGCCGAAGACTCGCCAAATAAAGTACAACGCGTTGAAGTAACGGGTTCAAGTATTAAGCGCATCGTAAAAGAAGGCGCTTTGCCGGTTCAGCAAATTACTAAAGAAGAGATCGTTCGCTCAGGTGCCACCAACGTAGCTGAATTGCTACAGAATATTCCTGCGATGCAAGGCTTCTCTGTGGCGGCAACGGCTGCGGGAACGAACTCTGGCGGGAATGTGAATGCTTCGCTGCATGATATTGGTAGAGCTTACACGCTGGTGTTATTAAATGGCCGCCGTATCGCACCACAAGGCGATGGTAGCGCAGTGAATCTGAATGCCATTCCGATGAGCGCCATTGAACGAATCGAAGTGCTGACCGATGGCGCTTCAGCCATTTACGGCTCTGATGCTATTGCTGGTGTAATTAACTTTATTACCAAGAAAAATCTGCAAGGTGGTCAAGTAGACGCCAGCTATAACGCACCACAGCAATCGGGCGGCGGCTCATCCTGGAATACCTCCTTTAGCTATGGCTTTGGTGATTTGGATGAAGATCGCTTTAACGTTTTGCTATCCTATCGTCACGACGAGCAAACCGCACTAAAAGCCAAAGATCGCGACTTTGCTAAAACATCATATTTACCGTTAAATTTTAACGGCAATAACTATGTTTTTGATAGAACCAGCCCATCATCGATTCCAGCCAATGCCACGGTTCAATTTAATGATTCTAAAAAGAACCCTAATAAAACATTTAATCCTGGATTTCTCAAAACTGGTAGCTGCGGCGAGTTAAATTTTAAGAGCTTAAGCACTGAAGATGCATGTGGTTTTGACTTAGTTAATACTATTGAAATCTACCCAGAATCAAAACGTGACACTTTGTTTTCCAATGTAAAATTCAAGGTCAATGATAACCTTACATTCTTCGGGGACATGGCTCTTTCACGCTATGACTTAACGGCACGTATTGCGCCCAATCCCGTGTCACTGACCATTGATAAAAATTCTGCTTACTATAAAAATTCAATTGAGCCATTCCTATCTTCAGCTCAAAAAGCTGATGTTAAAAAAATATCCGCCACCTATCGAGCTTACGATTGGGGCACACGTGATAGCCAAACGCTGACTGATTCCAATCACTTTGTAGCCGGTGCCGAAGGTGAATTATTAGGTTGGAGCTGGAATACGGCTTTGACTTGGTCCAAGAATGCACTGGAAGAGCGTTATGTCGGCGGTTACATGAAAGACGCCGAATTTCGCGACATGCTAAAAAATGGCTCATTTGACCCATTTGCACCGATTGGTAGCCAATCAACAGCCACCAAACAACTCATCAAAGACTCCATCTTTAATGGTGCGGTCCGTACTGCGTCAACCACGCTGAAAGGTGTTGATGCCAAAACCTCAGGTGAAGTATTTACCCTGCCGGGCGGTGCTGCCAACTTAGGTCTGGGTGTGGATTACCGTGATTACAGCTATGAGCAATCGCCATCAGCAAACGGTAAAATTTATGGCTTTAATGATATTCCAGCCTACGATCTGCATCGCGCGACTTACGGCCTGTTTGCCGAGCTATTACTACCAGTAATTCAATACCTAGAAGTGAGTGCGGCCGTACGTTATGACAATATTAATAAAATTGATAACGGCATAAGCAAAACCACCATGGGTGAAGACATGGCAGCCAGCACTTATAAACTATCTGCTCGCTACCAACCTACTAAGTCTTTCCTGATTCGCGGCTCGATTGGCACAGGCTTTAAAGCGCCAGATATGCTGGATATTGGCCAACCGCTAGTATCTCATGGCGTAACGACCTCCAGAGCATGCCCATTCCCAGATACTGCATACTGCAAACCGGCGAAACTTGCCCAATACGATATGCTTTCTGGTGGCAATGAAAAACTCAAGCCTGAAGAATCAGAGCAATACACCATTGGCTTCCGCTTCGAACCAATATCTAACTTCTCATTTGGCGCTGACTTATGGGATGTAAAAATCACTAACCAAGTCTCTGCGGTAAGCCAAGATCTTGCTTGGAAGGACCCAGCTAAATACGCCAGCTTATTTACCCCGAGCGCAGAAGCCAGCACAGGTGATATGTACTGGGCCTTTAAGAGCATGTCCATGAATATCGGTCAGTCCCACACCCAAGGGATAGACTGGGATTTTAACGGCAATTACAAGCTTGACTTTGGAACGCTAAGTGGCTCGCTGGCAGGTACATATCTGATTGACTCCTCCTACACTCGTGCAGGTACGGATAATGATTGGACAGATAGCCTAGGCCACACCGGTGAAAACAATGCCGTGTCCTTCCGTAATATCATGAAACTCAACGTAGCCTTAAAAACAGGTGCATTTAATAATGCAATCACGGTCAACTACCGTTCAGGCTACGGCGATACTGAAGCAGAGGTACGTAATCTTGCTACAGGTCAAAATGAAATGATTACCTTAGAAGTTCCTTCCTACACCACGATGGATTGGCAAGGTACTTACACTGTAAACAAAGCATTTGAAATCCGTGCTGGCGTGAAAAACATCTTTGATACCGAGCCACCAATGAGCTTGCGCACGGGCAACGGGCATCAAAATGGTTATGACCCACGCTATACAGACCCAATGATGCGTTCTTTCTACATAAGTGGTAGCTATAAGTTCTAA